A part of Rhodamnia argentea isolate NSW1041297 chromosome 8, ASM2092103v1, whole genome shotgun sequence genomic DNA contains:
- the LOC115738328 gene encoding adenylate kinase isoenzyme 6 homolog: MAKHGERKRPNILVTGTPGTGKTTTASSLAEASQVRHVSIGDLVRDKGLHDGWDDELECHVVNEDLVCDELEDVMEQGGNIVDYHGCDFFPERWFDLVVVLQTDNTILYDRLSKRGYTGSKLSNNIECEIFQVLLEEAKESYPQDIVLALKSDTVDDIDSNVATLTEWVRQWHPTS, encoded by the exons ATGGCGAAGCATGGCGAAAGGAAGAGGCCCAACATACTCGTCACGGGCACGCCCGGAACGGGGAAGACGACGACGGCGAGCTCGCTCGCCGAGGCCTCCCAGGTCCGCCACGTCAGCATCGGCGATCTGGTCAGGGACAAGGGCTTGCACGACGGCTGGGACGACGAGCTCGAGTGCCACGTCGTCAACGAGGACCTG GTATGTGATGAGCTCGAGGATGTGATGGAACAAGGTGGGAACATTGTGGATTACCATGGGTGCGACTTCTTCCCTGAGCGATGGTTTGATCTTGTCGTCGTGCTTCAAACTGACAACACTATCCTCTATGATCGCTTGAGTAAGAG AGGTTACACTGGGTCGAAGCTCTCAAACAACATAGAATGTGAAATATTCCAAGTACTGTTGGAGGAGGCAAAAGAAAGCTACCCTCAAGACATAGTTTTGGCATTGAAGAGTGACACCGTGGACGACATAGACAGCAATGTAGCTACCTTGACAGAGTGGGTTAGGCAGTGGCATCCCACATCCtga
- the LOC115738188 gene encoding RNA demethylase ALKBH10B, translating to MAMPSGNVAVPDTKDKIQANAAVASGDVFGHHQYSHRPPPPQQQWFVDERDGFISWLRGEFAAANAIIDGLCHHLRTISEPGEYDAVLGCIQQRRCNWNAVLYMQQYFPVTEVMQTLKQAAWRRQHQQQHHHQHRHFDPVKVGGKDYRRSGSGYRLGPRSESAREGHNSGLETSVSDSGAAGAEKGEKGNEKCEESKDVVKPVDASIANVEEEKGPATNSFANISLKDSGGTVIVPGDGAESEAEMASHSSTTPSRDQNSNMKQGVDAVPKTFVANELVDGRTVNAVDGLKFYESLLDDKEVKKLVSLANDLRAAGRKGQSQGQYITSKRPMKGHGREMIQLGVPVADAPVEVENVGISRDRTIPALLQDVIERVVGMQIMTVKPDSCIIDFFNEGDHSQPHSWPHWYGRPVCVLFLTECDMTFGRVIAINQPGDFKGALKLSLAPGSLLVMQGKSSDFARHAIPSLRKQRILITFTKCQPKKSTLGENRFSPPTVVQPSHWVPSSQRSFNNVPHPAGSKQFASASTANVLPPPIHPPIPTPNGIQPLLMPQAVVPAIPFQAPVPIAAASTGWTAAPPRHPPPHPPVPGTGVFLPPPGSGNPSSPGHLSTNATEINLIPETRENGMGKLDHSPSASMNEKSDVQLGRQEVNGSIEAQRDMAKEGKNEGADKRLSSKPSRAA from the exons ATGGCAATGCCATCGGGGAATGTGGCCGTGCCGGACACAAAGGACAAGATTCAGGCCAACGCCGCCGTCGCGTCCGGCGATGTCTTCGGCCACCACCAGTACAGCCACCGGCCGCCCCCGCCGCAGCAGCAGTGGTTCGTCGACGAGCGCGACGGGTTCATCTCGTGGCTGCGTGGGGAGTTTGCGGCCGCCAACGCGATCATAGACGGCCTCTGCCACCACCTGCGCACGATCAGCGAGCCTGGCGAGTATGACGCCGTGCTCGGCTGCATCCAGCAGAGGCGGTGCAACTGGAACGCTGTGCTCTATATGCAGCAGTACTTCCCCGTCACGGAGGTCATGCAAACGTTGAAACAGGCGGCGTGGCGGCGGCAGCACCAGCAGCAGCACCATCATCAGCACAGGCATTTCGATCCAGTCAAAGTAGGCGGCAAGGATTATAGGAGATCCGGCTCGGGGTATAGGCTGGGGCCGAGAAGCGAGAGTGCCCGAGAAGGCCACAATTCCGGTCTAGAAACTAGCGTTAGCGATTCGGGGGCTGCCGGTGCAGAGAAGGGCGAGAAAGGAAATGAGAAATGCGAAGAGAGCAAGGATGTTGTCAAGCCTGTCGATGCAAGCATCGCAAATGTGGAGGAAGAGAAAG GTCCTGCCACAAATTCTTTTGCTAATATTAGCTTGAAGGATTCAGGTGGTACAGTGATAGTTCCGGGTGATGGTGCTGAATCTGAAGCTGAGATGGCAAGTCATAGCTCCACAACACCCTCTAGAG ACCAAAACTCTAACATGAAGCAAGGCGTCGATGCTGTTCCTAAAACTTTTGTCGCTAACGAGTTGGTTGATGGAAGGACG GTCAATGCAGTTGATGGACTGAAGTTTTATGAATCACTATTGGATGACAAAGAAGTCAAGAAACTCGTTTCATTGGCAAATGATTTAAGGGCAGCAGGAAGAAAAGGACAATCTCAAG GTCAGTATATAACCTCGAAGAGACCCATGAAGGGACATGGCAGAGAGATGATTCAACTAGGCGTGCCAGTTGCTGATGCACCTGTCGAAGTAGAGAATGTCGGAATATCTAGAG ACAGAACTATCCCTGCCTTACTGCAAGATGTTATTGAACGTGTAGTTGGCATGCAGATCATGACAGTGAAGCCAGATTCTTGCATCATTGATTTCTTTAACGAg GGTGACCATTCACAGCCTCACTCTTGGCCACATTGGTATGGGCGTCCAGTTTGTGTTCTGTTTCTAACAGAATGTGACATGACATTTGGGAGAGTCATTGCAATAAACCAACCAGGGGACTTCAAGGGCGCTCTCAAGCTGTCTCTTGCACCTGG GTCACTGCTTGTGATGCAAGGAAAATCATCAGATTTTGCTAGGCATGCAATTCCGTCCCTTCGCAAACAGCGGATACTCATCACCTTCACAAAATGTCAGCCAAAGAAATCCACACTTGGCGAAAACCGCTTTTCGCCACCGACCGTTGTTCAACCTTCCCATTGGGTCCCGTCTTCCCAACGATCTTTCAACAATGTTCCTCATCCTGCAGGATCGAAGCAATTCGCATCTGCCTCAACGGCTAATGTGTTGCCACCTCCTATTCATCCACCAATACCGACACCAAACGGTATCCAGCCCCTCCTAATGCCACAAGCTGTTGTGCCGGCCATACCTTTCCAAGCCCCAGTACCAATCGCAGCTGCTTCAACCGGATGGACGGCGGCTCCTCCACGCCATCCACCACCTCATCCCCCAGTTCCTGGAACTGGTGTCTTCCTTCCTCCTCCTGGCTCCGGTAATCCGTCCTCTCCTGGACACCTATCTACTAATGCTACTGAAATTAACCTTATTCCAGAGACCCGAGAAAATGGTATGGGGAAGCTTGATCATAGCCCGAGTGCTTCCATGAATGAAAAATCAGACGTACAACTAGGAAGACAAGAAGTCAATGGAAGTATAGAAGCCCAAAGGGATATGGCcaaggaaggaaaaaatgaagGTGCTGATAAAAGGTTGTCGAGCAAGCCAAGTAGAGCAGCTTAG
- the LOC115738189 gene encoding uncharacterized protein LOC115738189 yields the protein MNSVAGEFGDGGVGEVGSAVDHVKEFAKGAAEMSVELARGCRDIVRQTLGNGNSFLAKYFGRDSYVGGRLRGPCATAFARLERLNEYLPEDKSPKHVWSVVLFVSVVVVAALSVHIKPKASAPPLAKKVFIHPPSASRILLPDGRYMAYREHGIPPDKARFSVILPHPFLSSRLAGIPGLKSSLLEEFGIRLITYDLPGFGESDPHPHRNLESSARDISLLANALGVNDKFWVLGYSSGSMHAWASLRYIPDRIAGAAMLAPMVNPYDPLMTREERYRTWNQWTRRRKFLFFLARRLPRFLSYFYHRSFLSGRHGQIDKWLSLSLGNRDRALIEDPLYEEFWQRDVEESIRQGYAKPFVEEAALQVSDWGFSLADLKLQKKFRGKGVLDWLKWLISLLSKKEEEYTGYLGPIQIWQGMDDKVVPPAMTDFVHRVLPGAAVHKLPYQGHFTYLYFCDECHRQIFTTLFGSPQGPLSNNSEADLTQEDIIHVDIATE from the exons ATGAATTCGGTCGCCGGCGAGTTCGGGGACGGCGGCGTCGGAGAGGTCGGGAGTGCGGTGGACCACGTGAAGGAGTTCGCCAAAGGGGCGGCGGAGATGAGCGTGGAGTTGGCCAGGGGTTGCCGGGACATCGTGAGGCAGACCCTCGGCAACGGGAACTCCTTCCTCGCCAAGTACTTCGGGAGGGACTCGTACGTCGGGGGTAGGCTCCGGGGGCCGTGCGCGACGGCGTTCGCGAGGTTGGAGCGCCTGAACGAGTACTTGCCCGAGGACAAGAGCCCCAAGCATGTCTGGTCGGTCGTGTTGTTCGTCTCCGTCGTCGTCGTGGCAG CATTGAGTGTACATATTAAACCTAAAGCTTCTGCACCACCTTTGGCGAAGAAAGTATTCATACATCCTCCAAGTGCTAGCCGCATATTGCTTCCAGATGGCAGATACATGGCCTATAGAGAACATGGTATTCCACCTGACAAAGCTAGGTTTTCAGTAATACTGCCACACCCATTTCTCTCCTCTCGACTCGCAG GTATACCAGGACTCAAGTCTTCATTACTGGAGGAGTTTGGCATTCGATTAATAACATATGATCTGCCTGGTTTTGGTGAGAGTGATCCTCATCCCCATAGAAACCTTGAATCATCAGCACGGGATATTTCTCTTTTAGCAAACGCCTTAGGAGTCAATGACAAGTTCTGGGTGTTGGGATATTCCAGTGGAAGCATGCATGCGTGGGCTTCACTGAGGTACATTCCTGACAGAATTGCAG GAGCTGCCATGTTGGCCCCCATGGTCAATCCATATGACCCTCTAATGACCAGGGAGGAGAGATATAGAACCTGGAACCAGTGGACACGTAGAAgaaaattccttttctttttagcaaGAAGATTACCTagatttctttcttatttttatcatcGGAGCTTTTTGTCCGGACGGCATGGCCAGATTGATAAGTGGCTGTCATTATCACTTGGAAATAGG GACAGAGCATTGATAGAAGATCCATTATATGAGGAGTTCTGGCAAAGGGATGTTGAAGAGTCAATTAGGCAAGGGTATGCAAAACCTTTTGTGGAAGAAGCTGCATTACAGGTGTCAGACTGGGGTTTTAGCTTGGCAGATCTCAAGTTACAGAAGAAATTTCGAGGTAAAGGTGTTTTGGATTGGCTCAAATGGTTGATTTCTCTACTCAgcaaaaaagaggaggaatacACAGGCTACCTTGGGCCAATACAGATATGGCAG GGAATGGATGATAAAGTGGTTCCACCCGCAATGACTGATTTTGTGCACCGCGTCCTGCCAGGGGCTGCAGTTCATAAGCTCCCATATCAGGGTCATTTTACCTATTTATACTTTTGTGATGAATGCCACAGACAGATATTCACTACACTTTTTGGATCCCCACAAGGCCCGCTTTCTAATAATTCTGAAGCTGATCTAACTCAGGAAGACATTATTCATGTTGACATCGCCACCGAGTGA